The following proteins come from a genomic window of Pseudomonas sp. MAG733B:
- a CDS encoding HpcH/HpaI aldolase/citrate lyase family protein, with amino-acid sequence MNMPHNAFKAALKKAAPQYGIWAGFATGYAAEIVATTGYDWMLIDGEHAPNTVPGVLAQLQAVAPYSTAPIVRAVNGDANLIKQLLDIGAQTLMIPMVETAEQAKALVRAMRYPPHGIRGVGGGLTRATRWDGVPDYLNTAHEQLCLIVQVESRIGVENVEAIAAVEGVDAVFIGPADLSIGLGHAGNPGHPEVQERIQHAVNATLAAGKACGILAPNEEDARRYQGWGCQFIAVAIDISLLRQSAMTTLARYREPASTQAPSRTY; translated from the coding sequence ATGAACATGCCGCACAACGCTTTCAAAGCCGCGCTGAAAAAAGCCGCGCCTCAATATGGCATCTGGGCCGGATTCGCCACCGGCTACGCCGCCGAAATCGTCGCCACCACCGGTTACGACTGGATGCTGATCGACGGCGAGCACGCACCGAACACCGTGCCCGGCGTACTCGCGCAATTGCAGGCCGTGGCGCCCTACTCCACTGCGCCGATCGTGCGCGCGGTGAATGGCGACGCCAACCTGATCAAGCAACTGCTGGATATCGGCGCGCAGACGCTGATGATCCCGATGGTCGAAACCGCTGAACAGGCCAAGGCATTGGTCCGCGCGATGCGCTATCCGCCCCACGGCATTCGCGGCGTCGGTGGCGGCCTGACCCGCGCCACCCGTTGGGACGGCGTGCCCGATTATCTCAATACCGCCCACGAACAGCTGTGCCTGATCGTGCAGGTGGAATCGCGCATCGGCGTGGAAAACGTCGAAGCGATTGCCGCCGTCGAAGGCGTCGATGCGGTGTTTATCGGCCCGGCGGATTTGTCGATTGGCCTTGGCCATGCCGGCAATCCAGGTCATCCGGAAGTTCAGGAGCGCATTCAACACGCGGTAAACGCAACTCTGGCGGCGGGCAAGGCCTGCGGAATTCTCGCCCCCAACGAAGAAGATGCCCGTCGCTACCAAGGCTGGGGTTGCCAGTTCATCGCAGTAGCCATCGACATCAGCCTGCTGCGCCAGAGCGCCATGACTACCCTCGCCCGCTACCGCGAACCGGCCAGCACACAAGCGCCGTCACGCACTTACTGA
- the rhmD gene encoding L-rhamnonate dehydratase, with amino-acid sequence MGIPTIKHVRAFTLRGGGADYHDQADGHWIDDHIATPMSKYPEYRQSRRTFGINVLGTLVVEIEASDGTVGFAVTTGGEPAAYIVEKHLARFLEGAKVTDIEKIWDQMYQSTLYYGRKGIVINTISGVDLALWDLLGKIRQEPVHQLLGGAVRDELQFYATGARPDLAQKMGFIGGKMPLHHGPAEGEEGLRKNLEELATMRERVGPDFWLMLDCWMSLDLNYATKLAVGAHEHGLKWIEEALPPDDYWGYAALRNNVPKGMLVTTGEHEATRWGFRMLLEMGCCDIIQPDVGWCGGLTELVKISALADAHNALVIPHGSSVYSYHFVATRHNSPFAEFLMMAPKADEVVPMFHPQLLGEPVPVNGRMRMSALDQPGFGVTLNPECQLHRPYSR; translated from the coding sequence ATGGGCATCCCAACCATCAAACACGTCCGCGCTTTCACCTTGCGTGGCGGCGGCGCGGATTATCACGATCAGGCGGACGGCCACTGGATCGACGATCACATCGCTACCCCGATGAGCAAGTACCCGGAGTACCGCCAGAGCCGCCGCACCTTCGGCATCAACGTGCTCGGTACGCTTGTGGTAGAGATTGAAGCCAGCGACGGCACCGTCGGTTTTGCCGTGACCACGGGCGGTGAGCCTGCCGCCTACATCGTCGAGAAACATCTGGCGCGGTTCCTTGAAGGTGCAAAAGTCACCGACATCGAAAAGATCTGGGACCAGATGTACCAGTCGACCCTGTATTACGGGCGCAAAGGCATCGTCATCAACACAATCTCCGGCGTCGACCTGGCGCTGTGGGACTTGCTTGGCAAGATCCGCCAGGAGCCGGTGCACCAATTACTCGGCGGCGCAGTGCGCGACGAGTTGCAGTTCTACGCCACCGGCGCCCGCCCGGACCTGGCGCAGAAAATGGGCTTCATCGGCGGCAAGATGCCGCTGCACCACGGCCCCGCCGAAGGCGAAGAAGGCCTGCGCAAGAACCTCGAAGAACTGGCGACCATGCGCGAACGGGTCGGCCCGGACTTCTGGCTGATGCTCGATTGCTGGATGAGCCTGGACCTCAACTACGCCACCAAACTGGCGGTCGGCGCCCACGAACATGGCTTGAAATGGATCGAAGAAGCCCTGCCGCCAGACGATTACTGGGGCTACGCCGCCCTGCGCAACAACGTGCCAAAAGGCATGTTAGTGACCACTGGCGAGCACGAAGCCACGCGTTGGGGTTTCCGCATGCTGCTGGAAATGGGCTGCTGCGACATCATTCAGCCAGACGTCGGCTGGTGCGGCGGCCTCACCGAACTGGTGAAAATCTCGGCGTTGGCCGATGCCCATAACGCGTTGGTCATTCCCCATGGCTCTTCGGTTTACAGCTATCACTTCGTCGCCACCCGACATAACAGCCCGTTCGCCGAATTCCTGATGATGGCGCCAAAAGCCGACGAAGTGGTGCCGATGTTCCATCCACAACTGCTGGGCGAGCCGGTGCCGGTCAATGGCCGTATGCGTATGTCGGCGCTCGACCAGCCAGGTTTCGGCGTGACACTCAACCCCGAATGCCAACTGCATCGGCCGTACAGCCGCTGA
- a CDS encoding MFS transporter, translating into MKTLPAPLLAKISWRLLPFLLLMYIMAFLDRANVGFAKQAFQADTNISDAAFAFGAGVFFVGYALLEVPSNLILHRVGARLWMCRIMVTWGLVSAAMVFAHTETSFYILRFLLGVAEAGFFPGVILYLTYWFPSAVRGKAMGFFYFGAPLAFIFGSPLSGLLLEMDGFAGFHGWQWLFAVEGLMATAVGIWAYWYLDNRPADAKWLTVEERQQVQNLLDQEDSHKQNHGRSLLNVICQPSVLYLCLIYLLIQASVYGVVFYLPTQVGGLLGTKVGLMVGLVTAIPWICALIAAYLIPGYSDRTGERRRTASLTLLMAAAGIACSVTFSNPLLGIIALCFAASGFIAVQPVFWTFPSSYLAGSAAAAGIALINSFGALGGFIAPVLKNWAEGAFHSPAAGLYVLSATTVIAALLVLGVRSPGHKASNKPATV; encoded by the coding sequence ATGAAGACTCTACCCGCGCCTCTGCTCGCCAAAATTTCCTGGCGGCTGCTCCCGTTTCTCCTGCTGATGTACATCATGGCCTTCCTCGACCGCGCCAACGTCGGGTTCGCCAAGCAAGCCTTCCAGGCCGACACCAATATCAGTGATGCCGCGTTCGCCTTCGGCGCCGGGGTGTTCTTCGTCGGTTACGCGCTGCTCGAAGTGCCGAGCAACCTGATTCTGCACCGCGTCGGCGCCCGTCTGTGGATGTGCCGGATCATGGTCACCTGGGGCCTGGTCTCCGCGGCCATGGTCTTCGCCCACACCGAAACCAGCTTCTACATCCTGCGTTTTTTGCTGGGCGTGGCCGAGGCCGGATTCTTCCCCGGCGTGATCCTTTACCTCACCTACTGGTTCCCCAGCGCCGTGCGCGGCAAAGCCATGGGCTTCTTCTACTTCGGTGCGCCGCTGGCGTTCATCTTCGGCAGCCCGTTGTCCGGTCTGCTACTGGAAATGGACGGTTTCGCCGGCTTCCACGGCTGGCAATGGCTGTTCGCCGTTGAAGGCTTGATGGCGACGGCGGTGGGCATCTGGGCTTATTGGTACCTCGACAATCGCCCGGCCGATGCCAAGTGGCTGACCGTCGAAGAGCGCCAGCAAGTACAGAACCTGCTCGATCAGGAAGACAGCCACAAACAGAACCACGGCCGCAGCCTGCTCAACGTGATTTGCCAGCCTTCGGTGCTGTACCTGTGCCTGATTTATCTGCTCATCCAGGCGAGCGTCTACGGCGTGGTGTTTTACCTGCCGACCCAGGTTGGCGGACTGCTCGGCACCAAAGTCGGGTTGATGGTCGGACTGGTCACTGCGATTCCATGGATTTGCGCATTGATCGCCGCCTACCTGATTCCCGGCTACAGCGATCGCACCGGCGAACGCCGCCGCACCGCTAGCCTGACCTTGTTGATGGCCGCTGCCGGGATCGCCTGCTCGGTGACCTTCAGCAATCCGCTGCTGGGGATCATTGCCCTGTGCTTTGCCGCTTCCGGCTTCATCGCCGTGCAACCGGTGTTCTGGACCTTCCCCTCCAGCTACCTCGCCGGCAGCGCCGCCGCAGCCGGCATCGCCCTGATCAACTCGTTCGGCGCCCTCGGCGGCTTCATCGCTCCGGTGCTGAAGAACTGGGCCGAAGGCGCCTTCCATTCACCGGCAGCCGGCTTGTACGTGCTGTCCGCTACCACCGTCATCGCCGCGTTGCTGGTGCTGGGCGTACGTTCGCCCGGCCATAAAGCCTCGAACAAACCGGCCACCGTTTAA
- a CDS encoding LysR family transcriptional regulator has translation MTTPTISRSLLNRLRYKHLHMLVTLSTSQNLHRASQNLNMSQPAATRMLHEIEDMFGCDLFERLPRGMRPTALGQELIRFAESALSGLDRCAEDLMARQQGGYGYLSIGTIMGAAPDLVMDSIAEIKSLNPQLRIRIMGDTSDQVIQLLEQGRIDLAIARRNAATDSEHYVFEQLGNERLLVVVHAGHPLARRKKLEMAELVNGWPWILQPETSPARIGLDQALQRLALPLPADIIECSSVYSMQQLIQLTDAIMVLSETALRDYLKMGLVVALPVELDVQLAPFGLLLRKGEHISRELGLFIDLLRRKAAVF, from the coding sequence ATGACCACGCCAACCATCTCCCGCAGCCTGCTCAACCGCCTGCGCTACAAGCATCTGCACATGCTGGTGACGCTCAGTACCAGCCAGAACCTGCACCGTGCTTCGCAAAACCTGAACATGTCGCAACCGGCTGCCACCCGCATGCTCCATGAAATTGAAGACATGTTTGGCTGCGACCTGTTCGAACGTTTGCCGCGCGGGATGCGACCGACGGCGCTGGGCCAGGAGCTGATTCGCTTTGCCGAGTCAGCCCTCAGCGGTCTTGATCGTTGCGCCGAAGACCTGATGGCGCGCCAGCAGGGCGGATACGGTTACCTGTCGATCGGCACCATCATGGGCGCGGCGCCGGATCTGGTGATGGATTCGATTGCCGAGATCAAATCACTCAATCCGCAACTGCGAATTCGCATCATGGGCGACACCAGCGACCAAGTGATCCAGTTACTGGAGCAAGGTCGCATCGACCTCGCCATCGCCCGGCGCAATGCCGCCACCGACAGTGAGCATTACGTCTTCGAACAACTGGGCAACGAGCGATTGCTGGTGGTGGTGCACGCCGGTCATCCGCTGGCCCGGCGCAAGAAGCTGGAGATGGCAGAACTGGTCAACGGCTGGCCGTGGATCCTGCAACCGGAAACCAGCCCGGCGCGCATTGGTCTGGATCAAGCCTTGCAGCGCCTGGCCTTGCCGCTGCCGGCGGACATCATCGAATGCAGTTCGGTGTATTCGATGCAGCAGCTGATTCAACTGACCGACGCGATCATGGTCCTGTCGGAAACCGCATTGCGCGACTACCTTAAAATGGGGCTGGTGGTGGCGCTTCCGGTGGAACTCGACGTGCAACTGGCGCCGTTCGGGCTGCTGTTGCGCAAAGGTGAGCACATAAGTCGCGAGCTGGGATTGTTCATCGATCTGCTGCGTCGAAAAGCCGCGGTTTTTTGA
- a CDS encoding xanthine dehydrogenase family protein molybdopterin-binding subunit: MSNRDISRRSFLQGGLVAGVSVTLTPLSSQALAALMENSVTVPSEQWLGNNGKARARNDALSKVCGSKVFARDIRAKDMPGWPQQQGHAMLLKTIKADRIYDGYDLSWLGAELQPDRIVTADDLIKDGIAFPEEHAPDPLLPAGKVPMFIGHPVAILIWNDFERFRQAKAQLKFNDKAIRYGEKVPFYEGDPYGSFRYVRVGGATSADEDEFASLKDSILFPMLKNRRPVWNSQPNLHGNLTERGLFYAERMKQQIDTPPDNWLVFDERYKTPSIEPAAMEPDNGNGWYDPATKTLHFVVATQCPLETATETAKMIAPSRFGLANLNMHPGYTVGYGSKDHNIFVYYAALAALYGAGVPVRLANDRYEQFQSGIKRHPFDIRYQLAVDKTDYSFKIFRAEMSVDGGGRVNYSPSVAAVGATAAQSIYYMPQNDLQVTAYHSRAVEAGSMRGYGTLQSMASTEMMVDEIADRLGVDAIDLRRKNALRSGMKNTQGAVPAGALRLHEILDKAAVHDTWKNRNAIKQQREGADPDNWYGIGFAICQKDFGTGSEAPMASIEYTVDGRITLRHIGIEIGTGMSTSQAMVVADFLGNPAHEVKTGETEWKELQLISGGNPYIMSQAEQDNFLRNPRWVGKVASASSATNSAYYFSHATREAARVLFNHGLWPAAMEIWRQGPFGGQANPYVVRREDAHWVDGKLTANGMEPLPFAVLAKRAHERGLVTGATVHGFNRWSWAEAEYSIDGVRERLPLDGLAVKYGDGAPNAKKAQMNSAGFHLLDRQNIAYPATQLNNAAVTYYSPVATLVEVKVNKGSNEVSVLNHHSWVECGRVLVPELVKGQLEGGIAMGIGHALMEEMPLYEGGPGEGDWNFNRYRLPMARHVAVWKQTAEILPPLSPSDPSKGIAEVVMIPVVGAIGNAVAHAIGKRVRDLPITSARIKEALNG; the protein is encoded by the coding sequence ATGTCCAACCGTGATATATCCCGGCGCTCGTTCCTTCAGGGCGGGCTGGTAGCGGGTGTGAGCGTGACGCTCACGCCATTGAGCAGCCAGGCGCTGGCAGCCTTGATGGAAAACAGCGTGACCGTGCCGTCCGAGCAATGGCTCGGCAACAACGGCAAGGCGCGCGCCCGTAATGACGCCTTGTCCAAGGTCTGCGGCAGCAAGGTGTTTGCCCGTGACATCCGCGCCAAGGACATGCCGGGCTGGCCGCAGCAGCAAGGCCACGCCATGCTGCTGAAAACCATCAAGGCCGACCGAATCTATGACGGCTATGACCTGTCGTGGCTCGGTGCCGAATTGCAACCGGACCGCATCGTCACCGCCGACGACCTGATCAAGGACGGCATCGCCTTCCCGGAAGAACACGCGCCTGATCCGCTGCTGCCGGCCGGCAAGGTGCCGATGTTCATCGGCCACCCGGTGGCGATCCTGATCTGGAACGACTTCGAGCGTTTCCGCCAGGCCAAGGCCCAACTCAAATTCAATGACAAAGCAATCCGCTACGGCGAGAAAGTGCCGTTCTACGAAGGCGATCCTTACGGCAGCTTCCGCTACGTGCGCGTTGGCGGTGCGACCTCGGCCGATGAAGACGAGTTCGCCAGCCTCAAGGATTCGATCCTGTTCCCGATGCTGAAAAACCGTCGTCCGGTGTGGAACTCGCAGCCGAACCTGCACGGCAACCTGACCGAGCGCGGCTTGTTCTATGCCGAGCGCATGAAGCAGCAGATCGACACACCGCCGGACAACTGGCTGGTGTTCGACGAACGCTACAAGACGCCATCGATCGAACCGGCCGCGATGGAGCCGGACAACGGCAACGGCTGGTACGACCCAGCGACCAAGACCCTGCATTTCGTGGTGGCGACACAGTGCCCGCTGGAAACCGCGACCGAGACCGCGAAGATGATCGCGCCGTCGCGTTTCGGCCTGGCTAACCTGAACATGCACCCCGGCTACACCGTCGGCTACGGCTCCAAAGACCACAACATTTTCGTCTACTACGCCGCCCTTGCAGCGTTGTACGGCGCCGGTGTGCCAGTGCGTCTGGCGAACGATCGCTACGAACAGTTCCAGAGCGGCATCAAGCGTCACCCGTTCGACATCCGCTATCAACTGGCGGTGGACAAGACCGATTACAGCTTCAAGATTTTCCGCGCCGAGATGAGCGTCGACGGTGGCGGCCGGGTCAACTACAGCCCGTCCGTGGCAGCGGTTGGCGCCACGGCGGCGCAGTCGATCTACTACATGCCGCAGAACGATTTGCAGGTGACGGCTTATCACTCCCGCGCCGTTGAAGCCGGGTCGATGCGTGGTTACGGCACCCTGCAAAGCATGGCGTCCACCGAGATGATGGTCGACGAAATCGCCGATCGCCTCGGTGTCGATGCCATCGATCTACGCCGCAAAAACGCGCTGCGTTCGGGCATGAAAAACACCCAGGGCGCGGTGCCTGCCGGTGCCTTGCGCCTGCACGAGATTCTCGACAAAGCGGCCGTTCACGACACCTGGAAAAACCGCAACGCGATCAAGCAACAACGCGAAGGCGCCGACCCGGATAACTGGTACGGCATCGGTTTCGCCATCTGCCAGAAAGACTTCGGCACCGGTTCCGAAGCGCCGATGGCCAGCATCGAATACACCGTTGACGGTCGCATCACCCTGCGCCACATCGGCATCGAAATCGGCACCGGCATGTCCACTTCCCAGGCGATGGTGGTGGCCGACTTCCTCGGCAACCCGGCGCACGAAGTGAAGACCGGCGAAACTGAATGGAAAGAGTTGCAGCTGATCAGCGGCGGCAACCCGTACATCATGAGTCAGGCCGAGCAGGACAACTTCCTGCGCAACCCGCGTTGGGTTGGCAAGGTCGCTTCGGCCTCATCCGCGACCAACTCGGCGTACTACTTCAGCCACGCCACCCGTGAAGCGGCACGCGTGCTGTTCAACCACGGCTTGTGGCCGGCGGCGATGGAAATCTGGCGACAAGGTCCTTTTGGCGGCCAAGCCAACCCTTACGTGGTGCGTCGCGAAGATGCCCATTGGGTCGACGGCAAACTCACCGCCAACGGCATGGAGCCTTTGCCGTTTGCGGTGCTGGCCAAGCGTGCCCACGAGCGCGGTCTGGTCACTGGCGCCACGGTCCACGGTTTTAACCGCTGGAGCTGGGCCGAGGCCGAGTACAGCATCGACGGTGTGCGTGAACGCTTGCCACTCGATGGTCTGGCCGTGAAGTACGGCGACGGTGCACCGAACGCCAAGAAAGCACAGATGAACAGCGCCGGTTTCCATCTGCTGGATCGGCAGAACATCGCCTACCCGGCGACCCAGCTGAACAACGCGGCGGTGACTTACTACAGCCCGGTCGCTACGCTGGTGGAAGTGAAGGTCAACAAGGGTTCAAACGAAGTGTCGGTGCTCAACCACCACTCGTGGGTCGAGTGCGGTCGGGTGCTGGTGCCGGAGTTGGTCAAGGGCCAGCTCGAAGGCGGTATCGCCATGGGCATCGGCCATGCGCTGATGGAAGAAATGCCGCTGTACGAAGGCGGGCCGGGGGAGGGTGACTGGAACTTCAACCGTTACCGCTTGCCGATGGCGCGCCACGTTGCGGTGTGGAAACAGACTGCGGAAATCCTGCCGCCATTGTCGCCGAGCGATCCGTCCAAAGGCATCGCCGAAGTGGTGATGATCCCGGTGGTCGGCGCCATCGGCAACGCCGTGGCCCATGCCATCGGTAAACGTGTCCGCGACCTGCCTATCACTTCTGCACGCATCAAGGAGGCCCTCAATGGCTAA
- a CDS encoding (2Fe-2S)-binding protein, with the protein MANRPLQLTLNGQSVGPVDIPDDLPMIDYLHEYKNLTGSRLGCGQGICHACVVIVDNPDGTSEEVRTCITGAHYFEGKKVRTIEGHATRDEQGKVTELNPIQQRFVDEFAFQCSYCAPGFVNAATVLVEKLQRQPIVKSQLEKVIEDSLGHHICRCTGYVRYYSATRNVLTDLGLVKEG; encoded by the coding sequence ATGGCTAACCGTCCGCTTCAACTGACCCTCAACGGTCAATCCGTCGGCCCGGTGGACATCCCTGATGACCTGCCGATGATCGACTATCTGCACGAATACAAGAACCTCACCGGTTCGCGCCTCGGTTGCGGCCAGGGCATCTGCCACGCCTGCGTGGTGATCGTCGACAACCCTGACGGCACCAGCGAAGAAGTGCGCACCTGCATCACTGGCGCGCACTATTTCGAAGGCAAAAAGGTTCGGACCATCGAAGGCCATGCGACCCGCGACGAGCAGGGCAAGGTCACCGAGCTGAACCCGATCCAGCAGCGTTTTGTCGACGAGTTCGCCTTCCAGTGCAGCTACTGTGCACCGGGTTTTGTGAATGCCGCGACGGTGTTGGTCGAGAAGCTGCAACGCCAGCCAATCGTCAAAAGCCAGCTGGAAAAAGTCATCGAGGACAGCCTCGGTCATCACATCTGCCGTTGCACCGGGTACGTGCGCTACTACAGTGCCACGCGCAACGTGCTGACCGATCTCGGCCTGGTCAAGGAGGGTTAA
- a CDS encoding cytochrome c gives MKQLLSRLALTVGLAAPVLLAHADDAQVKQGEYLARAADCMACHTAPGGAPYAGGLPIVSPFGTIYGTNITPSKEHGIGLYNDDEFFAALTEGKRRDGANLYPAMPYTSYHLMPRADSDAIHAYLKTVEPIERAAPVTSLTFPFNVRPGLMGWNMMYGKDVKLESAEGKSEAWKRGQYMVDVLGHCGECHTPRGLPGAMQMDKRMTGGILNGYLAPSLLATDLAARGWNHQDLSSFLKHGMSAQGTMFNEMFPVFHNSTQGLTDPDLAAMATFLLGDQPPAAKLLTDVPLDKLSASAQRGRQDYLNVCAGCHAAGGEGKPHIAVAMRGNTTLRLEDPRNLVRVIDDGIGEQKFSGFEHMQPMPGFVEKLSDEQLTDLLNYLRQGWGGQPGDLAVNAVQKLRADAPPLEHKAH, from the coding sequence ATGAAGCAACTACTTAGCCGTCTGGCGTTGACGGTCGGCCTGGCTGCGCCTGTGTTGTTGGCCCACGCTGACGACGCGCAGGTCAAGCAAGGCGAATACCTCGCCCGCGCTGCTGACTGCATGGCGTGTCACACCGCGCCGGGTGGCGCGCCGTATGCGGGCGGCCTGCCGATCGTGTCGCCGTTCGGCACGATCTACGGCACCAACATCACCCCAAGCAAAGAGCACGGCATCGGCCTGTACAACGACGATGAATTCTTCGCCGCGTTGACTGAAGGCAAGCGTCGCGACGGCGCGAACCTGTACCCGGCGATGCCGTACACCTCGTATCACCTGATGCCGCGAGCGGATTCCGATGCGATTCACGCCTACCTGAAAACCGTCGAGCCCATCGAGCGCGCCGCGCCGGTCACCAGCCTGACCTTTCCGTTCAACGTGCGCCCGGGCCTGATGGGCTGGAACATGATGTACGGCAAGGACGTGAAGCTGGAATCCGCCGAAGGCAAAAGCGAAGCCTGGAAGCGCGGCCAGTACATGGTCGACGTGCTCGGCCACTGCGGCGAATGCCACACGCCACGCGGCCTGCCTGGCGCGATGCAGATGGACAAGCGCATGACCGGCGGCATCCTCAATGGCTATCTGGCACCGAGCCTGTTGGCCACTGACCTGGCGGCTCGCGGCTGGAACCATCAGGACCTGAGCTCGTTCCTCAAGCACGGCATGAGCGCCCAGGGCACGATGTTCAACGAGATGTTCCCGGTGTTCCACAACAGCACTCAGGGCCTCACTGACCCGGATCTGGCCGCGATGGCCACGTTCCTGCTCGGCGATCAGCCGCCAGCAGCAAAACTGCTGACTGACGTGCCGTTGGACAAACTCAGCGCCAGCGCCCAGCGTGGTCGTCAGGATTACCTTAACGTCTGCGCCGGTTGCCATGCGGCAGGCGGCGAAGGTAAGCCGCATATCGCCGTGGCCATGCGCGGCAACACCACGTTGCGCCTGGAAGATCCGCGCAATCTGGTGCGGGTGATCGACGATGGTATCGGCGAACAGAAGTTCTCCGGGTTTGAGCACATGCAGCCGATGCCGGGATTCGTCGAGAAACTTAGCGATGAGCAACTGACCGATCTGCTGAACTACCTGCGTCAAGGGTGGGGCGGTCAGCCGGGTGACCTGGCTGTGAACGCTGTGCAGAAGTTGCGCGCCGATGCGCCGCCGCTTGAGCACAAGGCGCACTGA
- a CDS encoding XdhC family protein — protein sequence MQHLDLQVVRRALEWSVTGQRVWLCTVLATYGSAPRAPGSLLAVNADGQWIGSLSGGCVEEDFLERVAEGAFEEAVSVVRYGEGDDPRSRVSLPCGGVLDVLVEKLDSDCDVQAHLRELEAALLGRRRLIREVDLVSGARSLLDDREQGVRVEREIDRVRLRIGAAQRLLLAGYSSVAQACAEFAVGLGFEVILCDPRDEVLEGVVLDNVEIRRQLPSVFIADGGCHSDTAVVALTHDPRIDDLAMMEAVRTEAFYIGVMGSMQTSQKRFERLRRIGGLGDAELARIHAPIGLNLGSKTPAEIALAVLADILRIRSGIARDRL from the coding sequence ATGCAGCATCTCGATCTGCAAGTGGTGCGCCGGGCGTTGGAGTGGTCGGTGACTGGTCAGCGCGTGTGGCTGTGCACGGTCCTCGCCACTTACGGCTCGGCACCTCGCGCACCGGGTTCGTTGTTGGCGGTGAACGCCGACGGCCAGTGGATCGGTTCGCTGTCGGGCGGTTGCGTCGAAGAAGACTTCCTTGAGCGCGTCGCCGAAGGTGCGTTTGAGGAAGCAGTCAGCGTCGTGCGTTATGGCGAAGGTGATGATCCGCGCTCGCGGGTCAGCCTGCCCTGTGGCGGCGTGCTCGATGTGTTGGTGGAGAAGCTGGATTCAGATTGCGACGTTCAGGCGCATCTGCGGGAACTGGAGGCGGCGCTGTTGGGCCGACGTCGATTGATCCGCGAAGTCGATTTGGTCAGCGGTGCGCGCAGCCTGCTCGATGACCGAGAGCAGGGTGTGCGCGTCGAACGCGAAATCGACCGGGTTCGCCTGCGCATCGGTGCGGCACAGCGCTTGTTGCTGGCCGGGTATTCCAGTGTGGCGCAGGCGTGTGCGGAGTTTGCGGTGGGCCTTGGATTCGAAGTGATTCTCTGCGATCCACGGGACGAAGTGCTCGAAGGCGTGGTGCTGGACAACGTGGAGATCCGTCGTCAACTGCCCTCGGTGTTCATCGCCGACGGTGGCTGTCACAGCGACACGGCGGTGGTGGCGCTGACCCACGATCCGCGCATCGATGACCTGGCAATGATGGAAGCCGTGCGCACCGAAGCGTTTTACATCGGTGTGATGGGCTCGATGCAAACTTCGCAAAAGCGCTTTGAGCGGTTGCGGCGTATCGGTGGGCTGGGCGATGCCGAACTGGCGCGGATTCATGCGCCGATCGGTTTGAACCTGGGCAGCAAGACACCGGCGGAAATTGCCCTTGCGGTACTGGCCGATATTTTGCGGATTCGAAGTGGCATAGCGCGGGATCGACTTTAA